TTATGGTTAGATTCCCCATGAAAAATGTGGGAATAGATTCTCTCTTCAGTCTTTTTTAGCCATAAAATGCTATGATTCTATACATACTCAAGAATGCTGAAAAGGAGTCTTTTAAGGCCCTGGAACTGCAGATAAAGGGGCATACAGTAATAAGGAAGCATTaaggaagtgagaaagaaaaaccttccaaaaaaataactggggggaaaaaagcaacacaaaaataatgggaaaaaatcatCAGTGATATGATAAGAGGTCATTCCGATGTGCCATCATCCTATTCTAACCAATTTCTGTGGTCAGAAATTACGTCTGTGCTGGATTCAAACCACCAGCCCAGAGTCCTGCCCCTTCATGGCCCACATAATCCATATGATGGCCCCTTCAAGTTCGCCACgtattttttttcagagttgGCTTCCTGCTTCTTTCTTCAGTCCTGGATGTTCTCACGTCCTCTCTCACCCATTGCGGATAGTTTTTTGTGTTATCAACAGAATGTATATCCAATTATATTGTGTGCCCCCAACTCTGTTCCCTGCCTTGCCCCTGCAATGACTGATGCCCAAATGTCCATAATTTCCAACGTATTACTTTTGGAACCTAGGATGCTTAGTACAAGAAATCATAAAATGGTAGCTCTGTAAGGTGACCCATTTATACAGTGCTTCTCTAAGAAACTGATCTCATGCTTTTTTTAGGAAGAAGGCCTTGAATAGGGAAACTATTATTGCAATTTACAACTGATATTACAGTATTACTGAATATCCACATATTAAATACTATATGCCAGCATATTATACTATGCATATATATACTATGCTAAGCATTTTGCATGTATTGATTCATTTAGTTCTCCCAACACTCCTATAATGGCCGTACTAATTATTATTTACACTttaaaagtgaagaaactgagactcagaaagagtAACTTACTCCTGgatacacagctagtaagtacaAGAGCCATATTTATCTGACTTCATAATCCTTACTCTTACTTATTATGTCATCCATAAGGGCATTGATCTCTGAGTGAAACTGGGAGGAGGTACTTTGGGGGGGACCAAAAGCAGAGAGACTAGGGAACCAAAATCAACAAGATCTACTTATCAATTTTGCTTAGAGTCAGCCCTATTTGAAGTAGAACCTTGTTCCCATTATGTAGCAATAGATTATCTGCCATTTTACATTGTGAAAATGTACCCTCCATTATCCAGGCTAATCTAGTTGGCTGTAGAATGCTATACACAGACATTACAATGACAGACAACTAATTCAATCTTCTCTGCTAGAGAGATGCTACTGTTAACATCCTTTCAACTTTTTCCCCATAGCTTTTGATACAGGACACTTCACATATGCCACAACTTCCTTCCTACAGTATCTAGAGCAAGGAAAGTACTTGAGAATTACTGGGAAGACAGAGAGggtgggaaggaaaagaaagacaaattgtAAAGTGAGTTATAAGCAAAATACTaccaaaaaaatgtttgtttgtgttttttaaaaaaaaaaaaaaacagaacggGGTGACTAATTGTCAGCTAACTTGTGATTCAGGGAGAAATGAATGTTTATGCTTCATtactaaacaaagaaaatagtCTGATCACACACTAGAAATCATATGTTTAAACAGGTCATGGTAGAGTTTTCCTAGTCACAGAGTAAAGACATATTAAGTATTTCCCATAGAAGTGAGACCTTACTGGTTGCCATCTATGCAGGGTCTGTGGTAGCATTATTCATCACTAAGCAAAAATCTAATAATTTAGATTTCACATCCTTCTCTAACTCCTCCAAAATCTTCATCTATTTACTATGACTTTTATGTACATGGAGAAAAAATAACACCAGCCCGTACTGAAGAGTAAGCAGACGTTTCTATGTGATAATCAGTAAAACTCCAGTTTTAGTGAAAATGGAAGCTGGGAAGCAGTCTAGCAAACTCTTTGGGGTCAATCAGGAATTAATCTAAACACAGAGTACAAGGTTGGATGTAAAGTAGCAGAAATTGTGTCTCACTGAAGTAATCGTGTTATGTGTTAGGAGGTTTGAAAGTAACATTTAATTGAAAAACTTTTAAGCTAACAGGGAGTAGCAAGATCTAAAGTaatatactattaaaaatatttaaatgcaaagATCCATAAAATATACAAAGGGAAGAGCCTAATGCCCTCATTCCAAATCCAAATAGTTTCTTATTCTAACCAATgtccaagaaacagaaaaaggagcagggaggaaagtatttgaaaaattgcCAAAGTAAAAAAATCCCATAATGAAATTTTGCTCATTCTTAGAGAAACGAAGTAGAATTAGATGCTTCAGTGGTGGTGAATTCCAGAATATGGGTAGCTTCCAGTAAATGATGCTTTTCTATAACGTCAAATGCAAAAGCTATCTGATATCAACATAATGAGCTTGAGCTTTTAAATTCCTATTTCCTCACACCAAATTGTTTGAAACCTTTAAGATTAAAACTTCAATGAACTAGTGTTCCAAGGTTTTAATATTTTCGTCCTTGAGCGAGCATGTCAGATTAGTCTTCAAACTGCAATGGGCAGAAAGAACATTCAACCAAATTCTTAAGCCCATGCCTCTCTCAAAGCATGTTAATAATGTAAGCCATTTCATTGGCTATTAAGATTTTTAACTTTCCTAATTCTCCActgtattattgtttttttaagggtgggaggcaggggatCAAGAATGTCATTCCATCCCGAAAACAAGGGATGTTACTTTATCTTTATACTCATTTAGCACCTAGAACACTGTGAGGCATCCTATAAGCATTTAACAAGAACTTTTGGAATAAGTTGATGTAATGGCCTAGGAAGAGAATGGAAATCTTTCTGAGCACAAGTGAGTCGAAATCCTGGCACTGCTGGACAACAAAGACCATCTCCAGAATCAGAGTTATCTACTGAGGTAGAGGCAGGAATTTGCAAGTGTTAAGTGGCATCTAGAGGATTGATTGTTTCCTGAGCTGCCACCCAAACGCCACTTATGAAGGGATTATAATCGTCTCGGGCTTCACCACGCCTGGAAAACTCCTGCCCTGCCTTTTCCTGGGTTTGGGTTTGCACTCCCAAAACTTAAGTTCACAATTCTACAAGGCTGTTCTAACCCAGACGGCGACCCCCCTCCCCATTTTAGGGCGCGTTTCCAGCGTCCACTGGGAGGGAGGCCACCGCGTACTAGACACCAAGAAGGATCCACACAGTGACTCCGCACACCTTAGGTGGTGAAGGCAGGGGGTGGTGGGAAGCAGGGGGGACTGGGGGAAGAACAAGTTCTGGACCTGGGCACTATCCAGAGGTTTCTCATCCCTCCCCAAAGCTACATTGCCAACCGCTGACGACGCCAGGGAACCACCAGCAGGGGCAGGGAGCGCCGGGTCGCTCTGGGTCGGGactggggaggaggggcagggcgCCGGGAGGAAGAAGCGGGACAGAGCGGGGGACAGTACCTGGTGTGGCTGTGGTTGCGGGGACAGTCCTTCTTCTCCATGATGGCAGGCACGCAGTTGGTGAGCTCCGTCCAGTCGGCGTGCAGTCCGCAGCTCCAGCCGGTGGAGAAGCGGGAGAAGAGCCACGTCTCCTTCTTGCCAGGCCGGTGGCAGGTGCACTTCTTCTGGCCGGCTTTGCAGCTACAGGGCTGCTCCAGCCGGATGTTCTTCACCAGGTGCCGGCCGAACGTGGTGCCCCCGGTCTTCTGGATGTGCAGGAACACGATCACGTCGCGCCCTTTGATGTTGAAATCCACGAAGCGGGTCAGGTCCTTCAGGGTGAAGTTGAAGCGGGGCGCGAACCGGGGCAGGGAGCCGTTCTCGGGGGCCTCGGGGTCCGGctcgtcttcctcctcctcgtcctcctcctcctcggggTCTCCGGGCTCGTCGTCCTCCTCCTCCGGCGCCGCGGCCCCCCGAGGCCCCTCGGGCGGCCCCCGGGGCGGCGGGGGAAGCTGGGGCCGCCGCTCCCCCTCCTCAGGCGGCGCCGGAGCTCGGCGGGCGGGACCCGGAACGGCTGGCGGGCCGGCCTCCCCCGCGCGGGGCTGCTCCCCGAAGTTGGTGCAGGAGCTGGTGCAGGAGGGGGACACGTACTGGTACATGATGACCACGAAGAGGAGAGTGAGCACCGGCGTCAGCAGCCACTTGTTGAACCTTTCATCCATGGTCCCGCTCTCAGGCCGGCAGGcgaagcggcggcggcggcggcagggcAGACGGGCGCCCGCTCGGAAGTTTCGGGGACTCCGGGGCGCGGCTCGGAGCCCGCCGTTCCTCCATGCCCCTGACGCCGAGGCGTGTGGCTGGCTGGCGGCCCCGCGGCCCTCGGGGCTTGCGGAGCCGGGGCCTGCGAGCCGGGCGGGGGAGGCGGGCGCCGGCGTGCTCGGCTGCGGCTGCGGCGTGGGGCGCCCTGCGCTCCCGGGGGCGCCCGGGCCGGCCCGCTCCCTGCTCCCGCCCCGGCGCGGCGCGCTCAGGCGACGCGCGGCATCCCGCCGGCGGCTCGGGGGCGCTCAGGCGCTGAGGAGCGGGGTTCGGGTCCTGACCTGCCGCACGCAGCCGGGCCGCCGGGTAGCTGCGGCCGCGAGCGCTGGGGCTTCATGAGGCTCGCCAGGGCGCCGGCGAAGGGCGAAGGCGCGGCCCGGTCCCGCCGCCCCGGCCGGCCGCGGGCACCGCGCCCCGCACGCGCGCCCGGCGCCTTTGCCGGCAGGTCGCGGAGCTCTGGAGCCGCGAGGGCGGACGGCGCTCGCCGCAAGTTTGCAGAGCGGCCCCCGCAGCGCGGCGCGGCGGCAGCGGGCGAGGCGCCTCTGCGGAGACGCCTCTCCCGGCGAGTCGCACTGCCGCTCGGGGCTGTCCGCCCAGGCGCAGGCACGCAGACACACTCGCACACACAGGCTGGCACCGCCACAACCCGCCAGCCGGTGTGACGGGAGCCCTGCTACCCGCAGCAAAAACCTGCCCTAGGTACGGAGCATGCGCCAAAGCCTTCCCCAGCCCCGGAGGAGTTTCCAGGGGAGGAGTCCGCTGCTCCGCGGGCTTTGGAGGAGGCAGCTGGGGGTGGGAATCCCTTCGCCCTGGAGAGAGGAGAGATTTGGCAGAAAGGCAAAGGTGGGGCGAGCAGAGGCCCCGAGGTAAGCGATCTGAGAGCTCTGAATGGGCAGCTCCTCCGTCTGGCAGTGGCCGGCCTCATTCGCAGGAATAACACCTGCACACGCCCAGGAAGACTCACCTAGACCAGACTTCACACGGGTTGGCGGTTCCCTTCTCGGCAGGGGAAACTGGCGCCACACTGCTATGAATTTCTACCCAAGACATTCTAACTGGTGCTCGAGTTTTACGCTGGTCCTCCCTTAACAACAAACTTGGTGCGTCCAACTATGCAACTGTATTCAACCAGCATCCATTAACCATTAAGCAACTACTGTGTATCAGGCTCTATGTTCAACACACACTTTGTTTCAGCACTAGACAGTCCAGCCCTCAACCATGCATTACTTAGAACATAAAAAGGAGTTTAGGTATCGcctcctaaaaaaagaaaaagaaacacacacacacacacacacaaaacacacacacacacacacacacacactctactaATAGACATTGAACGCCTAAATGTTCAAGGTTAATTCCTTCCCAACAATGGTGGTAAGGCTTAAACTTGCCTATATTTCATGATCAGACCTAATTTGTATGCAGATGTTTTAggaaactttatttctcaaacatCTAGATGTTGCATTTAGTATTACCCCAGAACTAAATCTTTGCTTAATAACAACCTCTGTTTTTCAGATAGTGAATAAATATACGACCAAATTGTTGTAACTGCTCCACCAGAATCCCTAAAACTGCCCGACCTATTGTCTGAGTGGAGAGTAGCAATGTGTTGAGGATGCGgaccaggcagtctgactccctGGCCCAGGCGGATGGGTCCCTCCCAGCCACACTACCAGCTGTAATCCACCCCACCTGGCATTCCACAGGTGTGTTCAAGTATTTCATAGCAGCCCACCTTCCCACCTGGTCTCTTTATGAAGCCATGCAGTGCTTGTTTCTTCCCGAGACACTCTACTGATCTCACCTATTTATCAGGGTGTCCCCTCTGCAGTCATCTGTTAAGATCCAGAGCTCTTTCAGGGATGCCAAAGTTTGCCCATAGGAAGTTAGTTTTATTATTCTAGACAGTTGGAATTCTTCTCAACAAAACTTCCCTCCTCTGCTTCCTTTCCTGTTTTCAACTCTATAAACAACTCCAACCCGTGCCTTTCCTAATATATAGGAGTCTATATTAGTAGGAAAGGTGTTGGGTAAGATGAATCAGCTTCTTTAAAGCTTATTTgagtccatttctttttctctcacttaCGTTTGAAATCTTATTAATGTCATCACACCACACTCCACAACAAGGAACTgcgataaaacaataaaacaaaacaattattttctgaaCGTGTCTGGTTAATATATACAGAGCTCTGCTTCAGTTAAGTAAAATATCATTATACTTTTTTATATTACCTTACTGAAGAAGCTTCTCATTTCCTATAAAATTGCTTGATATCACATGGATAAACATCACCTTGTTAGCTACCCAAATGGATAGCCAGAATGCTAGTGGTAATTTGTGTAGTGGAAAGCACTCTCCTagccattatttcatttgtttctcagAACAACACTCAAAGGAGATAAGAGAAGTATAATATCCCATTtcaaagaggaaactgaagcaaggAAAGCTAGGTGAAAGCAAAACCAAGATTAGAAACCACTAATATCCCAGAAACACATTCACTTCACCACTGAAGTTCAACTAACATCAACAGACCATactgttctctctcccctcttgAGACCATTTGAGTCAAGAGGCAGGAAGAGACAACAGAATTGCAATAGAATAATTAAATTATGTTCTCTCCTCCTGGCTTTATAGGCAAAGCAGAGCAATTCTACATCCTGCAGTACTTTGTCACCTAGTCTATCAGTtccaagaaagagggaaaaatagcaataatgatcataaaatgattatgtaattgttaaaataaattatttaggagaattgtaaaacaaaaatgtacaacAAACGTATAGCAGCTAAATTGCTAACAAAAAGTATATTTCCATAAATAAGTGTACCTTTAATGCTTTTCAAAGAACATTATCCCAGaaaatctctttttgttttcagcaAAATAGCTAATGAAGTGACACCATTTCCTTGAAGTAACCACAAGGAAAACAATGCATAGAATCAAGGCAATTACACAGACAATTCAGGCATGTATTCAAAAATTCACTTTCTAATAATAGGAAACTTTGGTTGTGTAAATACAGTCTGTTCCAGGTGTGGTCTCCCTATTACAGTTGTGGAACTTGGTATGAACCTAATCAAAGCTCTTAAATCACACAGCAAACAGGCTTCCTTATCTACAAGGGCAGACCTTACATTCAGGCAAAAATGAATAGAAACTTTCTAAAATCGAATGCTCTCCAGGTAAAAAGGCAAAACGTATTTGCATTCAGCCTACTGTAGTTACTCCACGATGACACCAGCTGGCAATTGTTTGTTTCTCCCTAACAGATTGCAGCTACTATGATTCCTacacaaattattaaaataatacaaataatgttttcaaagagcTTTCTTCCACTTCCTTTGCCAGTCTAGCAATGAGCTTAACACTATCTGTGAAGCAATTTGTTCACCTAATTTTATGACTTAATAAGCTTTCCTACAattattttcttgcctgattctcTGCTTTGACTTTAGCACACTTCCTCTCTGTTCTTAAATATTCTCAAACCTGTTAACAGCATCGCACTCCCCCAGGATTTAAACTTTTGATTAGAACGGTCCCCATTTAATCAAGTTCAATTGGGAGATAAAATTGCATCTCAACTTCTCCATTTTCCCTTTGGTGCCAGAAACTGCCTTGAGAATGTTGAGGAAACCCTGGAGAGATTAGCAATCCAAACAATCACAGAGAATGGTTTTGGATCCCCTATATGTGCACAGAGGAAGAGAGATATGAATGCCCTTCaatagagatgaaaataaaacagataatgtAAGTCATTGGCAGCATGACTCACTCCTACAAGAATAGAAAGTGTTCTTATACattgaaatgactttttttcgAGTTTTGTAAACAATCTTCCCCCCCATAAAAGCCCCTGGGGTAGGCAGTTTTGCAAATAACCATTAAAGTGgcagatttctttttcctcaggaAGTTAAGCAGACAGAGCTCACGTAATTAGAGCCAATGGCGGAAAGAATTGGGATAGTTCACTACATGATTGTAACTTTGGGGCAACCATGACCCTACATACCACTTTCCATAAAGTTCTATTTATCTGAACAATTCATTCTTGGCTTTACTGCATAACATCCACCATAGATAGCTGCCTATGAGAATGAATGGAAACCATCTGTATGTAGAATGCATTCATTAACTCAGTGTAGTCTAAGTAGATGCACTAATCTTTTCCCAATagatgttcatttatttatttgacaaggACTTGTTGAGCATTTACTGTTTACTGTATATTCTTCTGAATGCTTTAGATATGTTATTAAATAAGAATAAGGATCCTGTCCTCATGTAGCTTATATTCTAATAGTggacaaataaattataaagaagtaaacaagattcattcattcaatccaAAGATACATATTGAggccctgctgtgtgccaggtagTTTTAGGTATTTGGGATACATTGATGAACAATAGGGACAATAATTTTTAccctcaaaaatttaaattccagCTGGGTAAAACAGTAGGGAAGAAGTCAGAGAGACGATGGGAGGAAGGTCATGTCAGGCCTTGTGGGCCATGGTAAGAATTTGACTTTGAGAGAAACGAAGAGCCACCGGAGGATTTGAACAGTTTTAAAGGGATCCTTTTGGGTGTTTTATTGAGAGCCAGCTGTAAGAGGAAAAACACAGATGCAGGAAAACTGGTTAAGTGGCTATTCCAGTAACTAGGTGAGAATTGACGGTAGCCCAGACCAAGACAGGGTGGTTGCAGAGGCAGTCAGAAGTGGTCAGATTGCCTGCATTTTCAAGACAGAGCCATCAGAGTTTCCAGACAGATTGAAGTGTAGGggtaaaggaagaagagaggagtcAAGGATGAAGCCAAAGTTTGGGGCCTAAATAACTGGAACAATGGAGTTGTCATCAAAAGATGACACTACAAGTGCTAAGAGGGGACATAGGGTGATATAAAAAGAATTCGTCCCAGGGTGCAGAGAATAGGGCAGGCCTTTCCACTGGAGAGTCAGAAAAGACTGTTGTTACATAGAGGCAAAGGGGCTGAGTCCTGAAGGATTAGAATGGACCAGCTGTGGCAGACATCTTGGAGAAGAGCTTTCTAAGCAGAACAGAAAGCACAAAGGTCTGGAGCAGGAAAGAGTTTAGGGGGCTCCAGACAGACAATAGAGAAACGACAGAGAGAGAGGTTTAGGGTCAGAACCATCATACTGGGTGCAAAGTAGTCATTGAGGAAATGACAGGACTACTTGATACTAAAAGCTCACCGGCCTCCGTGAAGAATGGATTAcgaaagataaaagagaaagcagggaaATCAATTAGGAAGTGAGTGTTGTTGTCCAGGCAAGAGATTATGGGGATTTGGGCTAGGCTGACAACAGTGGGGAAGATAATTTACAGACATGAGTCCACAGGCTTGGTAAGGAAAAATTTCACttccttcattttcaaataacagaatgagactttgccTTTAAGATTCTATTGCCTGAGACAGAGGGAAATGAGAAACATTCAACTTAAGTGCATTCAGTCACTTCTGAGTTAACCTCtgtatctttgaaataaatagtCAGATCCGTGGTCCTCCCCTATAGCCTTCTTCTTTGGCTTCTCCTGCAGTGAGCTCAGCTAGGGAATTTATGTAGCACTTTTGTACTGGCTGAGGGAATTCCTTTTCCTGCCACTCTCCCCAATCCATGCGCAGTTATTCCTACCTGGTCACAGGTGTAAGCCTGGATTTCTTCTGGGTCTTCTGCTTAGAATCTATGCTGTCATGTCCTGACGGTCTCCATCTTCCTACACTGAACTGTGAGGCCACTTCTGtctgccacctcagcccttcTATGGCCTTTTCTCAGGGGCTTGCTGGCTTCCAAACCAGTGATTTTTAACCCCATCAGATGGAGCACTCATTTTTATTGAACAAATGTTTTGAAGTAATTCCTTTAATGATCTAAAGTTAAGCATCATAGATAATATAATCTACCTATACacaatttctcaaaaattaacaTAATGCTGTAATTGTAATGTaaatgaaacatgaaaagaaagtGATTAATAAAACACTGTGTATTACAACGTGTAAATGCTGAGACCTGACTACAGTAGACAACATAAAGAAGTTCTCAGAGGCTTTTGCCTTTTAAGTATCTCAAGTTTGTACATAAGTAAGAGCAGAAGACATTcctttcaagaagaaaataaaagagcagaGGTGTTTGTGGacaccagaaataaaaatagtgataGGATAAGTAAGAATGAATCTgacttaaaaatacacataagaaaaagaagagaataaactTAGTTGAAGCAATCACACACTCAGACAAATTATAGAGTTTTGGAGTGAAGAAATTGGGGATGTATAATGTTCCCCAATTAGCTAGGCTTTTAAAAAAGTGTCAGGTCAAAATACTTCTTGATAacataaaatatctcaaaaatgaaattctatctTGAAATCCTACTACATATCAAAGGATAATCCAGTTTCTGGATATAGGGCAATATTTGCAAGTCACATGAATGCAAGACAATTCTATCATTGCCCCCACCAAATAAATGCCACTAATAAATAAATCATTGCGAGGTGCTAACCAAACGCCAAACTGAAGAATATAAACTCTTTCCTAGGCATTAATTCTACTCCTATTGCGTATCTAGAAATCCCCATCTtttctctgtcaaaaaaaaaccaGTTTGGAGGACAAAAAAAGACCAAGTCAGAACACACTTTTCTTGCCTGTCCTTAAACTTTGGCTCTTGATAGTAAAGGcaccttttagaatttttaaatgatgccTTTTTTACCCCTTTGAAAagtctgatttttaaatcatttgaaaTCAAGGTAACATAGTAAGTGATAGAACTTAGATTTGAACCAGGTAGTCTAATTTCAGAGGTAGAAAAAAGTGATTGGATCGATGTTGGAAGCCAAATCAATAGGATTTGCTGAAAGATTGGATAAGAGGGAGTGAACAATGGATGAATCAAAGATGATTCTTGGGGTGTCTCCTGAGCTCCTAGAAGCCTGACAGTTCCATTGACTAAAGTGAGAAAAATTTAGGAAGTGTTGAGGGTGGGGAGCAGGAAGGGTGAATTCTGAGTTCTGCTTTAGGTAAGCTAAGTTTAGACTGCTAATAAGACAGCTAAATGGAGACATCAAATAAATAGTTGAATATGGTATCTAGAGCTCATGTAATAATTCTGGACAGGAGATTAAAACGTGGTGGTTTTAATAACATAGGTAACATAGTAGCAgttagtgttcaataaatatttgttgacaaaATCTGTAAAAGACTAAGTAAGCAACTACCATGGTCCAAGAGATAAATGAGACCTCAAACAAAAGGAAGAGCAATGAAAAAACGAGTACACACTTCAGAACTATTCCAGAGGTAGAATCAATAGGATTCGGTGATTAAGTAGGAAAGGGtgacagaggaggaaattgaggttGACTCAAAATGTCCTAGCTTCGAAAGTTACGTGAATGATAAGGTCATTAATATGGAAGGCAAAACAGATACAGGAATTGGGCATGAAAATCAGTGTAGactattctttaaatgtttttgtttttcaaatggttttgagtttcaaaatgtttacctatattttaagaaagcaagttttaaaaatacactttaattTGTCTCCAGCAAGACAGATAACTTTAATTATTACCTTTGGAAAAAAATATCCTAGGTAGAAACACATTTGGTAAAaagctattttctgttttataatgttttatgcCATGAATCAGGATGTAATCTCCTCTTTTCTACATTGGCCAtaagtgttttttttctctttctcttcatatatgtagatatatttttttaatcataagaAATCAAATGTCTAAAGCAGGCTCTAAGAGATATTTTAGGCAATTCTTCTTTGCTCCATTAGGATGGCCTTTTTCAacagcacagaaagacagatggtCCAAAAGCTCCTAAGAGCAAGCTTTAAGTAGGACTATTAGATTTTTTAGGTACTTAGCACAGTACTTTGCACTTAGTAGGCAGCTGATTAAATTTTCTTTGAACatgttaagaaataaatatgttctccTTTTAAACTGCCAAAAGGGTTTTCACAAACTCTTTTGCTAACATAACCCTAGCTTCCAAATCCTGACACTTCTTGCTTGCATTTTACCTAAGGTGAAGTGAGCTTTGACTCTTGGCAAATTGTTCAATGTGTTCCTA
This window of the Saimiri boliviensis isolate mSaiBol1 chromosome 16, mSaiBol1.pri, whole genome shotgun sequence genome carries:
- the HS6ST3 gene encoding heparan-sulfate 6-O-sulfotransferase 3; protein product: MDERFNKWLLTPVLTLLFVVIMYQYVSPSCTSSCTNFGEQPRAGEAGPPAVPGPARRAPAPPEEGERRPQLPPPPRGPPEGPRGAAAPEEEDDEPGDPEEEEDEEEEDEPDPEAPENGSLPRFAPRFNFTLKDLTRFVDFNIKGRDVIVFLHIQKTGGTTFGRHLVKNIRLEQPCSCKAGQKKCTCHRPGKKETWLFSRFSTGWSCGLHADWTELTNCVPAIMEKKDCPRNHSHTRNFYYITMLRDPVSRYLSEWKHVQRGATWKTSLHMCDGRSPTPDELPTCYPGDDWSGVSLREFMDCSYNLANNRQVRMLADLSLVGCYNLTFMNESERNTILLQSAKNNLKNMAFFGLTEFQRKTQFLFERTFNLKFISPFTQFNITRASNVEINEGARQRIEELNFLDMKLYEYAKDLFQQRYHHTKQLEHQRDRQKRREERRLQREHRGHQWPKEDGAAEGTVTEDYNSQVVRW